The genome window AGATTATTGAGGTAACAAATGAGAAAAATTTCTTATTTGCTATGCCAAATGTTGGCTGTAAAATCTCACAAATTGTGGCAATTAAAAATAAAATTTACGTAGCTTGCGATATGACAAATGAAGTCAGCATAGGCGTTTTTGATAAAAATCTCAATAAACTTTTAACTAAAAATTATAAAGATGTTTATAAAATTCCAAGCCTTTTGCCAATTAATGATGAACTATTTTTTACGAGCTTTAATGGCAAAGCATTTTTGCTTGATAAAGAGCTTAGATTTTAAGATAGAAGTCAAGAGATTTTAACAATTTCTTTCAAAGTGCGGAACGTCAAGAAAGTTTTTAAAATTACCGCCCCAACGATTAAGAGTATTTAAGCTCTCCCAATAATTGCCAATATCTTGTAATTCTAGCTTTGATTGTAACCAAACGTTATTTTTAAATATATGTAAATCTATCGCACATTCTTTTAGATGATAGATTCATAGTTTTACTTTTAC of Campylobacter concisus contains these proteins:
- a CDS encoding M15 family metallopeptidase, with protein sequence MYHLKECAIDLHIFKNNVWLQSKLELQDIGNYWESLNTLNRWGGNFKNFLDVPHFERNC